In the genome of Streptomyces fagopyri, the window ATCACGGCCGCGGCCTTGCCTTCGGCGCCCTGCATGATGCGGTTGTTGCGGGAGTTGGCGATCTCGTCGCCGAAGCCGGGGACGAAGCGGTAGATCATGGCGCTGGCGAAGATGGCGAGCAGGATGATGGCGAGGCCGGAGACGACGGCGGAGAAGGAGTCCGGGCCGTTGTCGGTGGACAGGGCGCCGGCCAGGCCGAGCACTATCACGATGACCGGTTTCACCAGGATGACGGCGATCATGACGCCGGCCCAGCGGCGGACGTGGCCCCACAGGTTCTTGTCGACGAGACCCGCGTACACGACGGTGCCGAGGAGGGCGCCGACGTAGAGGAGCGCGGCGCGGATCACGAGCTCCAGCCACAGGACGCCGGCGGCGAGGATCGAGACCAGGGACACGACGATCAGCATGATCGGGCCGCCGCCGATGTTCTCGCCCTTGGCGAGTGCGCCGGAGAAGGTGCCGAAGAAGCTGTCGGTCTGGTTGCCGGTGGTCTTGGCGAGGACGTCGGTGACGCCGTCGGAGGCCGAGACGACGGTGTAGAGGATCAGCGGGGTGAACGCGGACGCCAGCACCGTGAGCCAGAGGAAGCCGATCGCCTCGGAGAGCGCGGTGCCGAGGGGGACGCCTCGCACCGCCCTCTTCGCCACGGCGAGCAGCCACAGGAGGAGGGTGAGGATCGTCGAGGCCGCGAAGACGACGGCGTACTGCTGGAGGAACTTGGGGTTCGTGAAATCGACGTTCGCGGTGTCGTTGACCGCGGAGGAGAGCTTGTCGATGGTCCAGGACGCGGCGTCGGCGCAGCCCTTGGCGAGGGAGGAGAGGGGGTCGAGGGGGGAGGTGAGGCTGGGGGTCGAGCCTCCGGTGCGGCTGGGGCCGCCGCGGTTCTCGCAGTACTTCCTGGCTGGGCCGGCGATCAGCGAGCAGGAGTCGTCGGTGGCTTTCGGGGTGGGTGCCGCGTAAGCGTGGGAGGCCAGCAGCACAGCTGTGGTCTGCACGACTGCTGCGACGCCGGTGAGCTTGATCGCGCGGCGCGGGCTACCGGGCATACGTGAACCCTCCGAACTCCTCGACCGCCTTGCCGATCTCGTCGGCTCCGGAGACGGCGTTGTCTCCGTTGACGGGGGTCGGGCCGGTCTTCTGGCTGGTTTGCAGGACCTTCCAGTCGCCGTTCCAGGTCAGCTTCATGGTCACGGTGAACCAGCCGCTGGTCACAGGGTTGGTGGAGTTCTCGCCGGTGAGGCCGAAGAGGCTGTTGCACCAGACCTCGACCGTGGCCGCGGTGTCGCTGGAGGAGGTGACCTTGGTGCCCACCGGCAAGGTGCGATTGACGAATGTGCTTCCGGTGGGCGCGCTGCCGTCGGTCTCGAGACCGATCTTCTTCAGAAGGCTCGCCGAGTAGTCCGCGTCGAAGCCGGACTGGAGACCGTCCAGCGCGCTGGGAGCGGCGACGGCCTGCACGATGGCATGACGCTTGCCCGTGTTGAACATGCCGTCTGAGCCCAGGGCGGCCGCGTAGTTCGCCCCCGCGCTCTGTGCGCCCTGCACGTTGTGGCTGTACCCCGCCGGAATCCCGTTCGTCTTCGAATCGACCGGCCGTTCCCCGGAAGCCGCCGTGGGTGAGGTTCCGGACTTGGCGCCGCCGTTTCCGCCTCCGCCGCCCGAGGAAGAGGAATCGTCTCCCCCACGGTTCGCGAAGGCGATCGCGGCGATCAGGAGGACCACGACGCCGACCACCGTGATCAGGCTGCGTGAGGACGAGCGGCCACGGCGGGCGCCGCCGTAGACGTCGCCGGGGCGGTCGGGGAGCCGGGTCCGGGTCTGGCCCGTGCCCCCGTATCTCCCGTCGTCACCGCGAGAGCTGTCCCCGTATCCGGGTTCGTCACCGAGACTCATGCCGCGTACGCCCCCTCAACCTCTGCTGAATCGCGTAGTACGACGGTAGCCGTGCTGGTTTCCGCGCGGACGCGGTGTGGTGACTCGACATCAGGGAAACGCAACCTCAGCCGGTGGGCGCGACGGACAGGTGGATCGGACAGACGGTGGAGACAGGAGCCGGGCGCCCCGGCCGGGGCTAGACGGCCATGCCGTACACGATGGTGAACAGCGTGCCCAGGGACCCGATGATGAAGACCCCGGTGAGGCCGGCGATGATCAGGCCCTTGCCCTGTTCCGCGCTGAAGGTGTCGCGCAGCGCCGTCGCGCCGATGCGCTGCTTGGCCGCTCCCCAGATCGCGATCCCGAGGCAGAGCAGGATGGCGACCGCCATCACGACCTGGATCATCGTCTTGGCTTCGTTGCCCAGGCTGCCGAAGGGACCCCAGTCCGGGGCGATCCCGCCGATGATTGTGGTGATGTCGCCCTTGTCGGCTGCGAAAAGCATGTAAGTCACCGCCCCTAGTGGGTAGTTCTGCACCCCCTGCCACTGCGCGCAGAGGTCGGGCCCATTCTCGCCGAAAATGACGCTGTCGCATGTCGACTTGGCGTCATTGATTGGCGGGTTTCGTACGAATCCCTTGCCACCGGCGCACGCGGGCCCCATTCGGGAGGCGTGCGCCGGTATGCGGAGAGTCGTATGGTCACTCTGTGTATCACGGCAGGTCACGCCGGGCAATGAAGTCGATGCGGAACCTGTCGTGTGGTTCCGTCGTTAACCCCTTCTACGAAGAGCGCGGGACGGGTGCCCCGCTCGCCTCGTAGCTCCGCCACGGACGCGTCCCGATTCCGACGGGTTGTCGAGCCGATGTTCTCCGGGTCGCGCGTCTGCCGGATGTGGACGCGCGATCGCTGTCACGCAGGCTATCCCCCGTCCCTGTGGTGCGCGGAAACGGGCCGTGGCCGGTTGCCGCGTGGCGCCGCGCCGACTGCCCCCGTGGGAGCGGGCGTTGGCGGTAGTGCGGGCCGGGAGGCATTGGCGGCAGGGGTACTTGGCGGAGTCCGCCCGGGAGACCGTGGCGTACTGCGGGGGCGCGGCCGACGGGGAGCCCACGGCCGGTGATCCGCGCATCGCGTCCTGGCCGGCGTGTTCGTCAGGACGGGGCCGCGGCCCCGGGCGCCTTCGAGGACCGCCCGTCCTGTTCTCCCCCCTCTGTCTCGCCCGCCTCTGCCTCCACCTCTATCTCGGCTCCTGCGACGAAGTGGTCGAACTCGCCCGCCCGTACACCCAGTACGAACGCGTCCCACTTCCTCCGGGTCGTGGTGACGACGTTCGTGGGGTCGCTGGTCTCCCTGATGTGGACCAGGTCGTCCTCGCCGAAGGCGATCTCGATCCACGGCCCGGGTCCGGTCGCGTCGTCGGGGGCCGCCCGCGTCCAGTCGGGGTTCGGGGGTACTTGAGCCATGGAGGTCTTCCTCTCCTGGATGTCCGGGAACCCTGGATGTCCGGGAACGCCCGGGTGGCCCGGTGGTGTGCGGTGCGGAGAACGGTGTCCACAGGCTGTGGATATCCCGCCGCCGCGCGCGTGGGACGTGACTGGAGTAACGTAGCGTGACGTCAATTGATCGGAGCGCGAGAGAGGGCGGTCGGCGGACGTGGGCCGTACGGTGGATTCCACCGGTGACTCATGCCAATTTCTCAAGGTGGTTTCAGGATTTCTCTCAGATCCGTGAGCCAGAGTATGAACCGATGAAGCGCACCACTCGTCCCCCCGGTAACCGGCGGAACGCCCTGTTCGTCGCGGTCGCGGTGCTGGCCGCGACATCGGCCTCCGTGGCGGCCGCCGACGACGGCCGCGGGCCCCTCGGCGTGACCGCGCGGGCCTCCGGCACCGTGGCGGCCTCTCGTGTCGGCGCGCTGTTCGGGGGCAGCGGCCCTCTGGAGGGCGGCCACTTCTGCACCGCGTCCGTCGTGCACAGCAAGGGACGCAATCTGCTGGTGACCGCCGCGCACTGCCTGGACGGCGGCGGAAAGCTCCGCTTCGTGCCCGGATACCGTGACGGGAAGGCGCCGTACGGCATCTGGGATATCCGCAGGACGTACGTCGGTGACGCGTGGACCGGCGCCCAGGACGAGGACAGCGACGTCGCCTTCGCCACCGTCGCCGACCGCGGCGGCAAGGGTGTCGAGGACGTCGTCGGCGGCAACGCGTTCGCGACGGGGCGGGAGACCGGGGCGACCGCCGTGACCGTCACCGGCTACCCCAGCATCCTCGAGGCGCCGATCACCTGCACGAACAGGCCCACCGCCCACAGTCGCACCCAGCAGCGCATCGCCTGCCCCGCCTTCGCCGGCGGCACGAGCGGCAGCCCCTGGGTGAACGGGTACGGGGAGGTCGTCGGGGTCATCGGCGGCCACGAGGCGGGTGGGGACACCGACGACATCTCGTACAGCGTGGTCCTCGGGGACGAGGCCCGGGCCCTGTACCGCTCGACACAGGAGCAGTAGCGCGGGAGCGCCGCGCCTCCAGCGTGGCTTCCGGCCGCGCTGGAGTGTCGCCGTCGGCTCTGGCCTGATATCGCCTTGCGGGGCGGGGGAGTTGGCCAGGGGGTGCAGCGGACGCCCCGGCACCGGCGCCACATGCGGTTTCTCCTTGTGTGTGATCGTCCCGCGGCGCGGGTCCGCCTCTACACTGGCGGCGGTGGACTCCCGGGCGGTGAGGGGCGGTTGACGGTGCGTAAGGCATGGGTCGTGGCGGCCGCTGTCGCCGGGGCGGGACTCTCCTTCGTGATGCTGCTCGTCGTCGGGGTCTACGTCGTCGCGGGCAATCTCGCGGGCGGGGTCGGGGGCGGCTCGGTCGGGCTCGCCAAGGGCGCGGTACCCGCCGCGTACCAGACGCTCGTGCAGAAGTGGGGGAACCTCTGCGGCGCGATCAACCCCGCGCTGCTGGCCGCGCAGCTGTACCAGGAGAGCGGATTCAACCCGAACGCCAAGAGCCCGGCGAAGGCCGAAGGGATAGCGCAGTTCATCCCGGGGACGTGGGCCACGCACGGAGTGGACGGCGACGGGGACGGCGACCGCGACGTCTGGGACCCGAATGACGCGATTCCGTCGGCCGCCTCGTACGACTGCCAGCTCGCCTCGTACGTGAAGGACGCGCCCGGGAACATCACGGAGAACATGCTCGCCGCGTACAACGCTGGGGCGTACGCCGTCATCAAATACGGGGGCGTCCCGCCGTACCGGGAGACCCGGAACTATGTGAAGACGATCACGACCCTGGAGAAGAGCTTCGCCCGGCCCGTGAACCGGGTCGACCCGTCACGGCAGGCCGCCGCGGCGATCTACTACGCGCAGAAGAAGCTCGGCACGCCCTATCTGTGGGGCGGCAACGGCACCGCTGACCAGGGTGGACGCTTCGACTGCTCGGGTCTGACCAAGGCCGCGTACGAGAGCGTCGGGGTCACCCTGCCGCGGGTCGCCAACGACCAGTACAACGCAGGGCCGCACCCCGCGCGCGAGGAACTCCTGCCGGGGGACCTGGTGTTCTTCTCCGACGACCTCACCAACTCACGGACCATCCGGCACGTGGGCATCTACGTGGGCGGCGGATACATGATCGACGCGCCGAGGACGGGCGCCGTCATCCGCTTCGACCCGATCGACACCCCCGACTACTTCGGAGCCACGCGTGTGACCGAGGATGGCGCGAAAGCGCTGCCGACCACGGTCTGAACCCACCCCCTGAGCTGCGGCGATGTATCTCTCTTCGATAACGTCTGCGTGATCATTCGGTGGAGTGTGGAACGTACTGGAGGGCACTGTGCGTTCCTGTTGACGTAGAGCGGATCCAGGACTTCCGGGCCGCGGTTCTACACACCACGGGGTGGATCGAGCGGCGCGCGAAAGGGTGCGCCCGCGGCAAAGACGACGAAGGGGCCGCAGCACCATGGCTGGACTCGCCGAATCCGGTTCGAACCCCGACGTCGACCTGCTCTACGACATCAACGGCCTCGCCAGGAGCGCACCGCACTGGTTCGACCGGGGCATGGAGTTCGTGGGCGAGTACGGCCTGCTGCTCGCCATGGTCCTGCTGGTGCTGTGGTGCTGGTGGACCGTGCGGCGCGGCGGTGGTGAGGGCGCGGCGTCGTCCGTGGCGGGGCTGGTGTGGGCGCCGCTGGCCGCCGGCGTCGCGGTGCTGGTGAACGTGCCGATAAGGGGCTTCGTGGAGCGGCCCCGGCCGTTCGTCGACCACCAGGGTCTCGACGTCCTGGTGTCGGGCAAGACCGACTTCTCCTTCGTGAGCGACCACGCGACGCTCACGATGGCGATGGGCGTCGGCCTGTTCGTCGTGCACCGGAAGTTCGGCCTGGCCGGGATCGGGCTCGCGCTCGTCGAGGGGTTCTGCCGGGTCTACATGGGCGTGCACTACCCGACGGACGTCATCGGTGGATTCGCCCTCGGTACGGCCGTCGCGCTGCTGCTGTCCCCGCTCGCCATGGCCCTGCTGACGCCCGTGATGAAGGCCGTCGAGCGGTCCCCGCGGGCCGGCCTGCTCGTGCGGACACGGCGCGCGGGCCTCACGGGGCGGCGGACGACGATTCCGGAGGCGCGCGCGGAGCGGCCGGACGAGTCCGACCTGGCGGCGTGACCGCCTCCTTCGGCCGCCGCCCCCGCACCGGCTCGTGCGGGGGACGCCTTCCGCGGCGGGCGCGGCTCCTTCTTACAGGGCCTGGGGGAACGAGAAGAAGCGGTCCGGGTCGTACTGCTTCTTCAGAGCGGTCAGCCGGGGCGCCGCGTCGCCGTAGTACGCCTTGCGCCAGTCGGTGAGGGTCGGGTCCGTGTAGTTCTGGTAGGCGGCGCCGGAGGCGTGGCGGGCCATCGCCTTGTGGGCCGAGGTCAGCCAGGACTGGCCCGTGGTGCCGGAGGTGCCCGCCTGCCAGGAGACGATGTACTGGGCGAGCATCCGGGAGCGGCGGTGCACGAAGGCCGTCGCGGTCGGTGAGACGCGGTTGACCGCGCCGCCCAGCGCGGTGAGCGCGATGCTGCCCGCGCCGCCGCGGACCGAGACCATCTGGTTCAGGAGCGTCTGGATGCCGGCCGCGGAGATCGAGCGGTCGAAGAAGTCCGAACGGGCCGCGTACGTCTCGCGGCCGAGGGCGCCCTGCGCGGAGCGGCCCGGCGTCGTGCCGGGCAGATGGCACTGCGGGTCGGTGGGGAAGGAGGAGCAGCCCGCGTACACCTCCATCGACTCCTCGTACGACCGCTTCTTGAGGGAGACGCTGGTGGCGGGGGCGCCGACCCGGTCGGCCAGACGGTCCACGGCGTTCTGGAGTTCGCCGTAGGTGCCCAGGGAGAACGCGGCGACGGAGACGGTGGGAGTGCCCCCGGCGGCGTTCGCGAGATGCAGGGACGACCAGATCTCGTCGGGCTGGTCCGGTCCCCACTCCTGCCAGGCCTTCACCACGGCGGCGGCCTTCGTCCACGGCCAGGACAGGTACGCGGAGACGGCCTGCGGGGCGGGGTGGGTCTTGTAACGGAGCTCGGTGACGACTCCGAAGTTGCCGTTGCCGGCGCCGCGCAGCGCCCAGAAGAGGTCCTTGTTCTCACTCGCGTTCGCGACGAGCTGCTTGCCGTCCGCGGTGATCAGCGTCGCCTGGGTGAGACTGTCGCAGGTCAGGCCGTACGCCCGGGACACGACGCCATGGCCGCCACCGAGGGTCAGACCGGAGACGCCGACGGTCGGGCAGGAACCCGCGGGTATGGTGACGCCCTTCGCGGCGAGCGCGCGGTAGACGTCTATCAGCTTCGAACCGGCGCCGACGACGGCCTCGTTCGCGGACGCCCGGATCTTGTTCAGCTTGGAGACGTCGAGGATCAGCCGGCCGTCGCCTGAGGACCAGCCCGCGTAGGAGTGGCCGCCGTTGCGGATCGACAGCGGTATGTGGTGGGCGCGGGCGTAGTCCATGGCCGTACGGATGTCGTCGGCGTGGGCGGCGTACGCGACGGCGGTGGGCTTCAGCGCGTCGAAGCGGGTGTTGTACAGCTGGTGCGCGGCGGGCCAGGCGCGGTCGCCGGGGCGGACCAGGATGCCGTCCAGGTCCTTGGCGAGGGCGGTCCAGTTCGCGGCGGCGCGGACGCCGGCGGGGGTGACGCCCGCGGTCGTGCGGACGGGGGCGCTGGACGTCTCAGCGGCCCCGGACGCGCTGGTGGACGCTCCGCTCTTCCCGTTGCACGCGGTGGTGACCGCCGCCGCGAGAGCGGCCGCGCCGCCGCCTATGAATATCCGCCGTTGCATGTGAGCCTCCCGTTGGTTCCCGTGGGACGAGACGGGTGACCGCTTCCGAGGGTTCCACAACGTACGGGGCCAGAACGGAACCGCTACAGGAATGTGATCCCGGTATGACCGATATCACGTGTTTCCCGCCCGCGATCCGGTCCCTGCCAGGGGTGTTGTGTCCGCCCTGCCTCGCCCGCGCGAGGCCGTCCCGGCCGCAGCGGAGTCAGGCGAGCGGGGGTGTCGTGTGGGACTCCGCGTCCGTGCGGGCGAGGCTGCGGGCCCGGCGGGCGGGGCCTCTCCAGCCGCAGGAGCAGCGGGCCACGCAGAAGCGGCCCTGTTCGACCGTGATGGTCCGGTGTTCCCCGGCGGAGGGGATGTCGTCCTGCTGAGCCACGTCAACAACGTTACCCAAGGCAAGCAAACGGAATCGCACCGGCGTGACGGGCGTCCCTACCCGTCGTTAACCGGTACGACAGGAGGCCCGGGACGGACCGGCTGGGGGTCGGCGGACGATGGTGGCGCAGCAGGGCAGGCGGACGGAGGTCCGTGTTCTGGCGGTCGCGGTGGCAGGGCTCGTGTGCTGCGTCGCCGGATGTTCGGCCGGCGGCGCCGGTGTGGAGGACGCGCGCCCCGCCGCCGTGGGCGCCCGCTCCGGCGTCGTCTCCGCCGAGGCGCTGCACCGTGCCGCCGCCGTCCTGGAGCGGGCCGGCAGCGCGAGGGTGCGTACGTCGATGGAGATGGCCACCGGCGGGACCCGGGTCACCATCCGGGGCGAGGGTGTCTACGACTTCAGGAAGCGGTCGGGGCGGCTCACGGTGGAGCTGCCGCAGGATCCGGGCGGCGCCGAGGAGCACCGGCCGATCACCGAACTGCTCGCCCCGGGAGCCCTGTTCATGAAGAACCGCGGCGCGGGTGTGCCGGCCGACAAGTGGGTGCGCGTCGACACGGCCACGCTCTCCGACGGGAATCTGGTGACCGGCGGTGCCACCGATCCGTTCGCGGCGGCCGAGTTGCTGCGCGGGGCGCGGACGGCGACGTACGAGGGCAGGACGGAGGTGGCGGGGGTCCCGGTGGCGCACTACCGCGGGATCGCCGACCTGCGCCTCGCCGCACCGAGCGCGTCGGAGGGGAACCGGGAGGCGCTGCGGGCGGCGGCGAAGGGCTTCGCCACCGCTGAGGTCCCGTTCGACGTCTATCTCGACGACGAGGGACGGATCCGCGAGCTGCGCAACCGGTTCAGCTTCGTGAACGGCCAGCACAGGGGCACGGTCGCGGTCGCCTCGACGACCCTGCTCCACGACTTCGGGGTCCCGGCGCCCGTACGGCTTCCCGAGGCCGCGGACATCTTCGCGGGGAAGATCGCGGAGCCGTAGAGGCGCGGCGACCGCGGGGACGAAGGGCGTGCGGTATCCCGGCGGAGTCCGGGTAGGGGTCCGGGCCGGGGGCGGCTCGGGGGCGCGGAGTGCCTGCGCGGGCTCCCCGTGGGAGGCGGGGTTGGGGGCTGGAAATGGCCCTTCCGTGCCATGCGCGGTGTGTAGGCCGCTCCCTACTCTAGGAAGTCGGTGACGGCAGGAAGAGGTGACGCGCGTGGCTCCGGTCGGCGGTACGGCAGTTCAGGACCACGTGGCCCTCGCCGAGATCGAGCTGTGCGGCGACCTGATCATCGCGGCGTCGGCGGCCCATGAGGACCGGCTCAGCCTGGAGAGCATCGACGAGGTGCTGAAAGTGGCCGAAGAACGCGCGCGGGAGGACGGCGCGGGGGGATGAGCCCCGCTGTCGTCGCCCCGGCCCGGCGGCCGTGTCCCCACCTCACGGAGCGGTACGACTAGGTGCGCAGCAGCCGGCCGATCGCCTTCGTCGCTTCCTCGACCTTCGCGTCGATCTCGTCGCCGCCCTTGAGGGCCGCGTCCGCGACGCAGTGGCGCAGGTGCTCCTCCAGGAGCTGGAGGGCGAAGGACTGCAGGGCCTTGGTGGAGGCGGAGACCTGCGTGAGTATGTCGATGCAGTAGACGTCCTCGTCGACCATCCGCTGCAGACCGCGGATCTGGCCCTCGATCCGCCGCAGGCGCTTGAGGTGCTCGTCCTTCTGCTTGTGGTACCCGTGCACACCGCGGTCGTGGTCGGTCACGACCTGCTCCACGGTCTCCCGTGTGTCACCGGAGGGCGCCTGCGCGCCGGCCTCGGTGGTCGTCATCGCGTCCTCCTGCTGATCCCGCCGGAAAGGTCGGCTACATATACCCCTGGTAGGTATATGGTATCGAACTTCGTTGGGTATAGGGCCCTTGCCCGGTGCCGGGACCGGACCCTGTGCTGATCACTGTGCCTCATGGGCGACACTGGGGGACGGCCGGTTAGCCGTGGCCGGATGATGCGCCTAGCATCAGCCTGACCGAAACAAAAGGACCCCGAGGACCTCACGTGCGATTTCGTCTGACCCCCAGGGAGACGAGCTTCTACGACATGTTCTCCGCATCCGCGGACAACATCGTCACGGGCTCGAAACTCCTGATGGAACTGCTCGGGGCCGACGCCTCGGCCCGGGCCGAGATCGCAGAGCGTATGCGGGCAGCGGAGCACGCCGGTGACGATGCGACGCACGCGATCTTCCACCAGTTGAACTCCTCCTTCATCACGCCCTTCGACCGCGAGGACATCTACAACCTGGCCTCGTCCCTCGACGACATCATGGACTTCATGGAGGAGGCCGTCGACCTGGTCGTGCTGTACCAGGTCGAGGAGCTCCCCAAGGGCGTGGAGCAGCAGATCGAGGTGCTGGCGCGGGCGGCCGAGCTGACCGCCGAGGCGATGCCGAACCTGCGGACCATGGACAACCTCACCGAGTACTGGATCGAGGTCAACCGCCTCGAGAACCAGGCCGACCAGATCCACCGCAAGCTGCTCGCCCAGCTCTTCAACGGCAAGTACGACGCCATCGAGGTGCTGAAGCTCAAGCAGATCGTGGATGTGCTGGAGGAAGCCGCCGACGCGTTCGAACACGTGGCGAACACGGTGGAGACCATCGCCGTCAAGGAGTCCTGAGGCTTCGTGGACACCTTTGCGCTGATCGTGACCATCGGGGTCGCGCTCGGATTCACGTACACGAACGGCTTCCACGATTCGGCGAACGCCATCGCCACGTCGGTGTCCACCCGGGCGCTGACCCCCCGGGCCGCGCTCGCGATGGCCGCGGTGATGAACCTCGCGGGCGCGTTCCTCGGCAGCGGGGTCGCGCACACCGTGAGCAGTGGCCTGATCGCGACGCCCGAGGGCGGCAAGGGGATGGGCATCCTCTTCGCCGCGCTGATCGGGGCGATCGTCTGGAACCTGGTCACCTGGTACTTCGGTCTTCCGTCGTCCTCGTCGCACGCGTTGTTCGGCGGTCTGGTCGGGGCGGCGCTCGCGGGCGGTACGACCGTTCTGTGGTCCGGCGTCCTGGACAAGGTCATCATCCCGATGTTCCTGTCGCCGGTCGTCGGTCTGATCGGCGGCTATCTGGTGATGTGCGCGATCATGTGGCTGTTCCGCCGGGCCAACCCGCACAAGGCCAAGAGGGGCTTTCGGATAGCCCAGACCGTTTCGGCGGCCGGAATGGCGCTCGGGCATGGTCTGCAGGACGCGCAGAAGACGATGGGTATCGTCGTGATGGCGCTCGTCATCGGTGACGTCCAGGGTGCCGACGATCCGATTCCGGTGTGGGTGAAGATCTCCTGCGCCGTGATGCTGTCCCTCGGTACGTACGCGGGTGGGTGGCGGATCATGCGGACGCTGGGGCGGAAGATCATCGAGCTGGATCCGCCGCAGGGGTTCGCGGCGGAGACCACCGGGGCGTCGATCATGTTCGCCACGGCGTTTCTGTTCAAGGCGCCGATCTCCACGACGCATGTCATCACTTCCGCGATCATGGGGGTGGGGGCGACCAAGCGGGTGAACGCGGTGCGGTGGGGTGTCGCGAAGAACATCGTGCTGGGGTGGTTCATCACGATGCCGGCGGCGGCGGTGGTGGCCGCGGCGAGTTTCTGGGTCGTGGATCTGGCGTTCCTGTAGGGACCCGGGGGCTCCCCCCGGGGGGTTCGGCGGGATTCTCTCGCCCCCGCCGCCCCTACCCGACCCATCCCGTACCTGGGGGCTCCGCCCCCTGGACCCCCGTCATCGCCCGAAGGGCTCGTCCTCAAACGCCGGACGGGCTGAGGGTGCGGGTCCGGCCGGAACCATCAGCGCGGCGCATGCCCGGGATTCCCCGGGGCCCGCACTTCGTGCGTGAGCCCCCGCACCTGCCGTACAGCCACCGCTTCCTGCGCCCGCCCGCGTTTCCAGTACGGGTATCGGGCTTCTGCGGGAGTTCGCGCCTTCGGCACGGGCGGTCACTTCCTGGGCGAGGCCCCGCCTCCTGGTACGGGCCGCAGACTCCTGCGCGCGCCCGCGTCTTCAGCACGGGCCGCCACTTCTTGGGCGAGGCCCCGTCTCCCGGTACGGGCCTCCGCCTCCGCGTAAGGCCGCGCCTTCAGTGCGCGCCCGCGTTTCCAGTACGGGAACCTGGTTTCAGCGGGAGTTCGCGGCGTTGGCACGGGCCGTCACTTCCCGGGCGAGGCCCCGCCTCCCGGTACGGGCCCCCGCCTCCCGCGCAAGGTCATGCCCTCAGCGCGGCCCCGCCTCCGGTGTCGGTCTCGCTTCTCGTGTTCGCCCGTCCCTCAGCGCGGGTTCCCGCCTGCCGTGCGCGCCCGTGTGCTCGGCCCGTTCGCGGTTCGGCCAAGAGGGAGGAACGGGAGCGGGCCCGCCCCCGGGAGCCGGGGGCGGGCCCTTCTCGTCCTCGCGGTGGCACCGCCATGCAGCACCGCGAGGGGTTCTTGTGGGGTCGGCTCAGCCGAAGCGGCCCGAGATGTAGTCCTCGGTGGCCTGGACCGACGGGTTGGAGAAGATCCGCTCCGTGTCGTCGATCTCGATGAGGCGTCCGGGCTGGCCGACCGCGGCCAGGTTGAAGAAGGCCGTGCGGTCGGAGACGCGCGCCGCCTGCTGCATGTTGTGCGTCACGATGACGATCGTGAAGCGTTCCTTCAGCTCACCGATCAGGTCCTCGATGGCGAGGGTCGAGATCGGGTCCAGGGCCGAGCAGGGCTCGTCCATGAGGAGGACCTGCGGTTCCACCGCGATCGCCCGCGCGATGCACAGTCGCTGCTGCTGGCCGCCGGACAGGCCCGAGCCGGGCTTGTTCAGGCGGTCCTTGACCTCGTTCCAGAGGTTCGCGCCCTTGAGGGACTTCTCGACGATGTCGGCCAGCTCGGACTTCCGGTAGGACCCGTTGAGCTTGAGGCCGGCCGCCACGTTGTCGAAGATCGACATGGTGGGGAACGGGTTGGGACGCTGGAAGACCATGCCGATCGTGCGGCGCACGGCGACGGGGTCGACGCCCTGGCCGTACAGGTCCTCGTCGTCCAGGAGGACCTTGCCCTCGACACGGCCGCCGGGGGTGACCTCGTGCATCCGGTTGAGGGTGCGCAGGAAGGTCGACTTGCCGCAGCCGGAGGGGCCGATGAAGGCCGTCACCGAGCGGGGCTCGACCGTCATCGAGATGTCTTCGATCGCCTTGTGGGCGCTGTAGTAAGCGGTCAGACCGCTCACGTCGATTCGCTTGGCCATGTCAGTCACTGCTTCTTTCGAG includes:
- a CDS encoding C40 family peptidase, with the translated sequence MTVRKAWVVAAAVAGAGLSFVMLLVVGVYVVAGNLAGGVGGGSVGLAKGAVPAAYQTLVQKWGNLCGAINPALLAAQLYQESGFNPNAKSPAKAEGIAQFIPGTWATHGVDGDGDGDRDVWDPNDAIPSAASYDCQLASYVKDAPGNITENMLAAYNAGAYAVIKYGGVPPYRETRNYVKTITTLEKSFARPVNRVDPSRQAAAAIYYAQKKLGTPYLWGGNGTADQGGRFDCSGLTKAAYESVGVTLPRVANDQYNAGPHPAREELLPGDLVFFSDDLTNSRTIRHVGIYVGGGYMIDAPRTGAVIRFDPIDTPDYFGATRVTEDGAKALPTTV
- a CDS encoding trypsin-like serine peptidase; translated protein: MKRTTRPPGNRRNALFVAVAVLAATSASVAAADDGRGPLGVTARASGTVAASRVGALFGGSGPLEGGHFCTASVVHSKGRNLLVTAAHCLDGGGKLRFVPGYRDGKAPYGIWDIRRTYVGDAWTGAQDEDSDVAFATVADRGGKGVEDVVGGNAFATGRETGATAVTVTGYPSILEAPITCTNRPTAHSRTQQRIACPAFAGGTSGSPWVNGYGEVVGVIGGHEAGGDTDDISYSVVLGDEARALYRSTQEQ
- a CDS encoding phosphatase PAP2 family protein, which codes for MAGLAESGSNPDVDLLYDINGLARSAPHWFDRGMEFVGEYGLLLAMVLLVLWCWWTVRRGGGEGAASSVAGLVWAPLAAGVAVLVNVPIRGFVERPRPFVDHQGLDVLVSGKTDFSFVSDHATLTMAMGVGLFVVHRKFGLAGIGLALVEGFCRVYMGVHYPTDVIGGFALGTAVALLLSPLAMALLTPVMKAVERSPRAGLLVRTRRAGLTGRRTTIPEARAERPDESDLAA
- a CDS encoding DUF397 domain-containing protein, with amino-acid sequence MAQVPPNPDWTRAAPDDATGPGPWIEIAFGEDDLVHIRETSDPTNVVTTTRRKWDAFVLGVRAGEFDHFVAGAEIEVEAEAGETEGGEQDGRSSKAPGAAAPS
- a CDS encoding DUF47 domain-containing protein, whose translation is MRFRLTPRETSFYDMFSASADNIVTGSKLLMELLGADASARAEIAERMRAAEHAGDDATHAIFHQLNSSFITPFDREDIYNLASSLDDIMDFMEEAVDLVVLYQVEELPKGVEQQIEVLARAAELTAEAMPNLRTMDNLTEYWIEVNRLENQADQIHRKLLAQLFNGKYDAIEVLKLKQIVDVLEEAADAFEHVANTVETIAVKES
- a CDS encoding FAD-binding oxidoreductase; the encoded protein is MQRRIFIGGGAAALAAAVTTACNGKSGASTSASGAAETSSAPVRTTAGVTPAGVRAAANWTALAKDLDGILVRPGDRAWPAAHQLYNTRFDALKPTAVAYAAHADDIRTAMDYARAHHIPLSIRNGGHSYAGWSSGDGRLILDVSKLNKIRASANEAVVGAGSKLIDVYRALAAKGVTIPAGSCPTVGVSGLTLGGGHGVVSRAYGLTCDSLTQATLITADGKQLVANASENKDLFWALRGAGNGNFGVVTELRYKTHPAPQAVSAYLSWPWTKAAAVVKAWQEWGPDQPDEIWSSLHLANAAGGTPTVSVAAFSLGTYGELQNAVDRLADRVGAPATSVSLKKRSYEESMEVYAGCSSFPTDPQCHLPGTTPGRSAQGALGRETYAARSDFFDRSISAAGIQTLLNQMVSVRGGAGSIALTALGGAVNRVSPTATAFVHRRSRMLAQYIVSWQAGTSGTTGQSWLTSAHKAMARHASGAAYQNYTDPTLTDWRKAYYGDAAPRLTALKKQYDPDRFFSFPQAL
- a CDS encoding metal-sensitive transcriptional regulator; translated protein: MTTTEAGAQAPSGDTRETVEQVVTDHDRGVHGYHKQKDEHLKRLRRIEGQIRGLQRMVDEDVYCIDILTQVSASTKALQSFALQLLEEHLRHCVADAALKGGDEIDAKVEEATKAIGRLLRT